The Henckelia pumila isolate YLH828 chromosome 2, ASM3356847v2, whole genome shotgun sequence genome includes a window with the following:
- the LOC140884991 gene encoding uncharacterized protein, translating to MLSNYCNLVNSNPPIIFPPVNHENLHISSDQIPLILKNNASVDQQSSYSNSDSDSDSDSIANSMSSSTFSPSNSTPIAHSPPFASPKAKPAAIDWDSWTRILHTKISGITRFIWGLSPGSWWTFRSATITAVLIAFLYFRQRRRLRAVESSKGRLLGIIEEKDEKINKLLHQISRMNKVLMATRLGVGTASGS from the exons ATGCTTAGCAACTACTGCAACCTTGTGAATTCCAATCCCCCTATCATTTTCCCTCCTGTAAACCACGAGAATCTTCACATTTCCTCAGACCAAATCCCACTAATTCTCAAGAATAATGCATCAGTTGACCAACAGAGTTCTTATTCCAACTCAGATTCGGATTCAGATTCAGACTCGATCGCCAATTCAATGTCATCGTCGACGTTCTCTCCATCGAATTCCACCCCGATTGCCCACTCCCCGCCGTTCGCAAGCCCCAAGGCGAAGCCGGCAGCAATTGATTGGGACTCCTGGACCAGGATATTGCATACAAAGATCAGTGGTATCACGCGTTTCATCTGGGGTTTATCACCAGGGTCATGGTGGACTTTCCGCTCTGCCACCATCACGGCCGTGTTGATAGCTTTTCTGTATTTCCGGCAACGGAGGAGATTGCGGGCAGTAGAAAGCAGCAAGGGTCGGCTTCTTGGAATCATCGAAGAAAAAGATGAG aAAATCAATAAATTGCTGCACCAAATATCAAGAATGAATAAAGTTTTGATGGCGACACGTCTTGGAGTTGGCACAGCATCGGGGAGTTGA